A genomic segment from Methanolobus zinderi encodes:
- the ablB gene encoding putative beta-lysine N-acetyltransferase has protein sequence MKDKVETVGESAIQHGSFNDRIYLMHLSPADHGSILEDLESIAQKNDYSKIFAKIPSSQKEDFLSFGYREEAFVPGFFDGKEDASFMCKYFTRSRMVDEDAKVNKEVLETALSKDSKDESFRLDNDASCTLCTEEDVERMAEIYNEVFATYPFPIHDPSYLLKTMSDNVVYFCIKEDDRIVALASSEMDIENNNVEMTDFATLLECRGKGYSQYLLGYMEKEMAERGVLTAYTIARAGSFGMNIVFSRNSYRYAGTLVKNTNIGGKLESMNIWYKSL, from the coding sequence GTGAAGGATAAAGTGGAAACTGTAGGTGAATCTGCGATACAGCACGGCAGTTTCAACGACAGGATCTACCTGATGCATCTCTCTCCAGCTGATCATGGTTCCATCCTTGAAGACCTGGAGAGTATTGCACAGAAGAATGATTATTCCAAGATATTTGCTAAAATCCCCTCCTCACAGAAGGAGGATTTTCTCTCTTTCGGATACAGGGAGGAAGCATTTGTACCAGGTTTCTTCGATGGCAAGGAAGATGCCAGCTTCATGTGTAAATACTTCACAAGGTCCCGGATGGTCGACGAGGATGCAAAGGTCAATAAGGAAGTACTTGAGACAGCTCTCTCAAAGGACAGCAAAGATGAGTCCTTCCGACTTGACAATGATGCCTCCTGCACGCTCTGTACTGAGGAGGATGTGGAGCGCATGGCAGAGATATACAACGAGGTCTTTGCCACCTATCCTTTCCCCATTCACGACCCATCCTACCTGCTCAAGACCATGTCCGATAATGTAGTTTACTTCTGTATCAAGGAAGATGACCGGATAGTAGCTCTGGCGTCATCTGAAATGGATATTGAGAATAATAATGTGGAAATGACTGACTTTGCAACACTTCTGGAGTGTCGTGGGAAGGGTTATTCCCAGTACCTTCTGGGCTATATGGAAAAAGAGATGGCCGAGAGAGGTGTGCTCACAGCTTATACCATTGCCAGGGCAGGGTCTTTTGGTATGAATATAGTGTTTTCAAGGAATTCCTACCGGTATGCGGGAACTCTTGTCAAGAATACGAATATCGGCGGCAAGCTTGAAAGCATGAATATCTGGTACAAGAGCCTTTGA
- a CDS encoding formate--phosphoribosylaminoimidazolecarboxamide ligase — MISKERIMEIIGNYDLDNLSIATVCSHSSLQIFDGARKEGLKTIGICVKKPPKFYDAFPKAKPDEFIVVDSYKDIPKIADELVSRNAVIVPHGSFVEYLGYEEFVDLPVPTFGNRSVLEWESDREQERVWLEGAGIHMPRKVKAEDINGPVMVKYHGAKGGKGFFIAKTFEEFKRHVNPDEKYTIQEFITGTRYYFHFFYSPLREEGYQLSEGILEMLSMDRRVESNADEIFRLGSPRELEAAGIHPTYVVTGNVPLVARESLLPLIFELGEKVVEQSLKLFGGMIGPFCLETVVTDDLEIKVFEISARIVAGTNIYLNGSPYSDLVDSNLSTGRRIAQEIKLARSENQLDKILS; from the coding sequence ATGATTTCAAAAGAACGTATTATGGAAATTATCGGGAACTACGATCTTGACAACCTCAGTATTGCAACTGTCTGTTCCCATTCCAGTCTTCAGATCTTTGACGGGGCAAGGAAAGAAGGCTTAAAGACAATAGGTATATGTGTAAAGAAACCACCAAAATTCTATGATGCTTTTCCCAAAGCAAAACCTGATGAGTTCATTGTGGTGGACAGTTATAAGGACATTCCAAAGATCGCAGACGAACTCGTATCCAGGAATGCCGTAATCGTTCCTCACGGTTCATTTGTGGAGTACCTGGGTTATGAAGAATTCGTTGATCTTCCTGTACCAACATTCGGTAACAGGTCTGTGCTTGAATGGGAATCCGACAGAGAACAGGAGAGAGTATGGCTTGAAGGCGCCGGTATCCATATGCCAAGGAAGGTAAAAGCCGAAGATATCAACGGGCCCGTGATGGTAAAGTACCATGGCGCAAAGGGCGGAAAAGGTTTCTTTATAGCCAAAACCTTTGAAGAGTTCAAGCGACATGTAAATCCCGATGAGAAATACACCATTCAGGAGTTCATAACAGGTACCAGGTACTATTTCCACTTCTTCTATTCTCCACTGAGGGAAGAGGGCTACCAGCTAAGTGAGGGTATCCTGGAGATGCTCAGCATGGACCGCAGGGTCGAGTCAAACGCCGATGAGATCTTCAGGCTTGGCTCCCCAAGGGAACTGGAAGCGGCAGGTATCCATCCCACATATGTCGTAACCGGAAACGTACCCCTTGTGGCAAGGGAGTCTCTTCTGCCACTGATATTTGAACTGGGTGAGAAAGTTGTCGAGCAGTCCCTCAAGCTCTTTGGCGGAATGATCGGCCCCTTCTGTCTTGAGACCGTGGTAACCGATGACCTGGAGATAAAGGTCTTTGAGATCTCCGCCAGGATCGTTGCAGGTACCAACATCTATCTGAACGGCTCACCTTATTCCGACCTTGTGGATTCAAACCTGTCTACTGGAAGAAGGATAGCCCAGGAGATCAAACTCGCAAGGTCTGAGAACCAACTGGATAAGATTTTATCCTAA
- a CDS encoding M48 family metallopeptidase has product MEYFVNIKDAMIRYHVIHSKVRNPRLEFRGGKFQLIIPESYPDHERIIRKHKRWIYNRHIRMQRLLSASKDLELDHSRSEEELKGLVRTCVLSMGKELGVQPKAVRFRKMKTKWGSCSSRSNLNFNTYMRYLPGELIEYIVYHEMVHLIEPNHSPDFWKHIRARFKDPKYYEEQLSNHWFLIQEEINKQIPARNGRASIP; this is encoded by the coding sequence ATGGAATATTTCGTTAACATAAAGGATGCCATGATCAGGTATCATGTCATTCACAGCAAGGTAAGGAATCCGAGACTTGAGTTCAGGGGTGGGAAGTTTCAACTTATCATCCCGGAAAGCTATCCAGACCATGAAAGAATAATCCGGAAACACAAAAGGTGGATATACAACAGGCATATCCGCATGCAACGTCTGCTCTCAGCCTCAAAGGACCTTGAACTGGATCACAGCAGGTCGGAGGAAGAACTTAAAGGTCTTGTCAGAACATGCGTATTGTCAATGGGAAAAGAGCTAGGTGTGCAGCCAAAAGCAGTACGTTTCCGGAAGATGAAGACAAAATGGGGAAGCTGCAGTTCAAGATCAAACCTCAATTTCAATACCTATATGCGATACCTTCCCGGAGAACTGATTGAATATATTGTGTATCACGAGATGGTTCACCTCATCGAACCCAATCATAGTCCCGATTTCTGGAAGCACATAAGAGCACGTTTTAAAGATCCTAAATATTACGAAGAGCAACTTTCAAACCACTGGTTCCTGATACAGGAAGAGATAAATAAGCAGATACCTGCCAGAAACGGCAGAGCATCTATTCCTTGA
- a CDS encoding Lrp/AsnC family transcriptional regulator: MVSKKDILILSILQEGARTPVSEIAKQVGLSENGVRYRLDKLEEEGYIKNYVVLLNPKKFGKNTFAIFNLEMEPKKMKAGINKLLSMEEFTRIYQTTGQYSIKAFGLFDDDEDLTNFINEKLLTELPVHNYSVEIVTKNIKDTIYNV; this comes from the coding sequence ATGGTAAGCAAAAAAGATATTCTGATCCTCTCTATACTGCAGGAAGGAGCGCGCACTCCGGTTTCTGAAATAGCAAAGCAGGTAGGCCTCAGTGAGAACGGTGTCAGGTACCGGCTTGATAAGCTGGAAGAAGAGGGCTATATCAAGAACTATGTGGTCCTGCTCAACCCTAAAAAGTTCGGTAAGAATACATTTGCAATATTCAACCTTGAGATGGAACCAAAAAAAATGAAGGCAGGTATAAACAAACTGCTTTCAATGGAAGAGTTTACCAGGATATATCAGACCACAGGCCAGTATTCTATCAAAGCCTTCGGCCTTTTTGATGATGATGAGGATCTGACAAACTTTATCAATGAAAAACTCCTCACAGAGCTGCCTGTCCACAATTACAGCGTTGAGATAGTAACCAAAAATATCAAGGATACCATCTACAACGTGTAA
- a CDS encoding ArsR/SmtB family transcription factor translates to MQENEENTGSEKVLVLPLAEGSKKITQVLSNDRAMKILDILADTPMSASDVAEKTGMPLTTIKYNIDALVEADLIKVKKTKWSKKGREIKIYEPVQKIIVVAPGSVKGDKSSILSMLKKYLIMVGGAIFAATGLEALTNYLNLGIGTSPMASSVRSTEYQDTVAPLLNEDLPPEAADEAFVPEAPMEEKAVPESEEMSASDVTGEEVQEAETFEEPVTDQAVDGQDYEITESPTSDDMLVPEDVDPEAVSSVIPNDSLDNGANILNDNLSATNQVPAAGDSGMAADSVSPMSHQLSGIIPDDLLSHASVWFFFGCLFVIALLFIREIYYRNKEI, encoded by the coding sequence ATGCAAGAAAACGAAGAAAACACCGGCTCAGAAAAAGTCCTTGTTCTGCCCCTTGCCGAGGGCTCAAAAAAGATAACGCAGGTACTTTCCAATGACCGGGCGATGAAGATTCTGGACATACTTGCCGACACGCCCATGTCCGCAAGTGATGTGGCAGAAAAGACAGGCATGCCGCTTACAACAATCAAATACAACATCGATGCGCTTGTGGAAGCTGACCTTATCAAAGTTAAAAAGACAAAATGGAGCAAGAAGGGCAGGGAGATCAAGATATACGAACCTGTCCAGAAGATAATCGTTGTTGCCCCGGGAAGTGTGAAAGGAGATAAGTCCTCGATACTGAGCATGCTCAAGAAATATCTCATCATGGTGGGAGGGGCTATTTTTGCAGCCACCGGGCTGGAGGCTCTCACAAACTACCTCAATCTCGGCATCGGTACGTCACCCATGGCAAGCTCCGTCAGATCAACTGAGTATCAGGACACAGTGGCGCCATTGTTGAACGAGGATCTACCACCAGAAGCTGCGGACGAAGCTTTCGTCCCGGAAGCACCCATGGAAGAGAAAGCAGTCCCTGAAAGCGAAGAGATGTCTGCCTCTGACGTTACCGGAGAAGAGGTTCAGGAAGCTGAAACTTTCGAAGAACCTGTTACGGACCAGGCTGTTGACGGCCAGGATTACGAGATCACAGAAAGCCCTACATCCGATGACATGCTGGTTCCCGAGGATGTTGATCCGGAAGCCGTAAGTTCTGTTATCCCTAACGATAGTCTTGACAATGGGGCAAACATTCTCAATGATAATCTCAGTGCAACAAACCAGGTTCCTGCAGCAGGGGACTCCGGCATGGCGGCAGATAGTGTTTCACCAATGTCGCACCAGCTTTCCGGCATTATCCCGGATGACCTGCTCTCACATGCAAGTGTATGGTTTTTCTTTGGCTGTCTTTTTGTAATTGCTCTCCTTTTCATAAGAGAAATATATTATAGAAATAAAGAGATATGA
- a CDS encoding ATP-binding protein — MENTSEIFCAGVSEKQYILGGDGRSDKALLHLGRYLALDRSSGADVKLDVQRPHAVLIGGKRGYGKSYTMAVLIEELLMLPDEAKTNLASIVIDTMGIFWTFSRENVVQADSLSDWDLEASGFNAEIYVPAGSEEEYRKRNISVKPMSIPLSQVDAYQWCELFGLDPVSSTGVLIVRVIEALRESSSDFSFEDILDNILEDERSDIVSRSAAENYFRTAMSWGIFAGNGMDISDIVAGGTLSVIDVSTIKNDSVRSAVVGFLARDIYHRRLESRRAHERMLMGEEITEKGIPIVWMFIDEAHQFVPAKGNTLSSDVLLNEWLRQGRQPGLSLVLATQRPSSLHRDVLSQSDVVICHRLTSQDDILALESVKPTYMSENFGDSIKKMGTERGIALVVDDNTESTHVIRIRPRMSWHGGDEQLLHRP, encoded by the coding sequence ATGGAAAATACATCGGAGATATTTTGTGCAGGCGTGTCGGAAAAACAATATATTCTTGGAGGGGACGGAAGATCGGATAAGGCTCTCCTCCATCTTGGAAGATATCTTGCACTGGACAGGTCTTCCGGTGCGGATGTCAAACTGGATGTACAGAGGCCGCATGCAGTTCTTATCGGTGGTAAAAGGGGCTATGGTAAGTCCTATACCATGGCTGTACTTATAGAGGAGCTTCTGATGCTTCCCGATGAAGCTAAAACGAATCTTGCATCCATTGTTATTGATACCATGGGTATATTCTGGACTTTTTCCAGGGAAAATGTGGTGCAGGCAGATTCCCTTTCTGACTGGGATCTTGAAGCATCCGGCTTTAACGCGGAAATCTATGTTCCCGCCGGCAGTGAAGAGGAGTACAGAAAAAGGAATATCAGTGTAAAACCAATGTCCATCCCCCTGTCACAGGTCGATGCTTATCAGTGGTGCGAACTTTTCGGACTTGATCCGGTATCTTCCACGGGTGTTCTTATAGTGAGGGTCATTGAAGCACTTCGTGAAAGCTCGTCAGACTTTTCCTTTGAGGATATTCTGGATAACATACTTGAAGACGAACGCTCGGATATAGTATCAAGAAGTGCGGCGGAGAACTATTTCAGGACAGCCATGTCATGGGGTATTTTTGCCGGGAACGGAATGGATATTTCCGATATAGTGGCAGGAGGTACCCTGTCTGTCATTGATGTGAGCACTATCAAAAACGATTCGGTCAGGTCTGCGGTTGTAGGCTTTCTTGCAAGGGATATCTATCACAGGAGACTGGAATCCCGCCGGGCCCATGAAAGGATGCTTATGGGTGAGGAGATTACTGAAAAAGGAATCCCTATTGTATGGATGTTCATTGACGAGGCTCACCAGTTCGTTCCGGCAAAAGGGAACACACTTTCATCAGATGTGCTACTGAACGAATGGCTCAGACAGGGTCGCCAGCCGGGTCTTTCACTTGTTCTGGCAACACAGCGTCCTTCATCTCTGCACAGGGATGTACTTTCTCAATCTGATGTTGTTATATGCCACCGGCTAACCTCTCAGGACGATATTCTCGCACTTGAGTCTGTAAAACCTACTTATATGAGTGAGAATTTCGGAGATTCCATAAAGAAAATGGGTACCGAAAGAGGAATTGCTCTTGTAGTGGACGATAACACGGAAAGCACGCATGTCATCAGGATCAGGCCCCGTATGAGCTGGCATGGTGGCGATGAACAGCTTTTGCATCGTCCCTGA
- the ablA gene encoding lysine 2,3-aminomutase produces the protein MKAHLVRQKNIAEKISPEVAISNWKDWKWQIRHCVNDIDTFETLLDIKFDPEERKSLEETLEKFPLSITPYYLSLIQADDLKNDPIFMQAFPSPSELILSKDDMHDPLSEDSDSPVPGITHRYPDRVLFHISNVCSMYCRHCTRKRKVGDVDSVPGKEEVQKGLDYIANHPEVRDVLLSGGDPFMLSDEYLDWILTELRAIPHVEVIRIGSRMPVVLPYRITDELVNVLKKHHPVWVNTHFNHPREVTKSSREALRKLADAGIPLGNQTVLLSGVNDCYRILKRLFHKLVENRVRPYYLYQCDLSEGLTHFRTSVGKGIEIMEHLVGHTSGFAIPTYVIDAPEGGGKIPILPTYMISRSTNRVILRNYEGVITSYKEPEDYKPVYCSRECDDCSLQLKLDDASEYKSVGIAKLLVDHDETLSLVPGETERLERRDSEG, from the coding sequence ATGAAAGCCCATTTAGTTAGACAAAAAAACATTGCCGAGAAGATAAGCCCTGAAGTTGCGATTTCCAACTGGAAGGACTGGAAATGGCAGATCAGGCATTGTGTAAATGATATTGATACTTTTGAAACACTTCTGGATATCAAATTCGATCCGGAAGAGAGAAAATCCCTGGAAGAAACACTTGAAAAGTTTCCGCTTTCCATAACTCCCTATTATCTGTCACTTATTCAGGCCGATGACCTGAAGAATGATCCGATATTCATGCAGGCCTTCCCTTCACCAAGTGAGCTGATATTATCGAAAGACGACATGCATGATCCTCTTTCAGAGGATTCTGACAGCCCCGTGCCCGGGATCACACACAGGTATCCCGACAGAGTGCTGTTCCATATAAGTAATGTCTGTTCCATGTACTGCAGACACTGTACCAGAAAGAGAAAGGTCGGTGATGTGGATTCCGTTCCCGGAAAGGAAGAAGTGCAGAAAGGACTTGACTACATAGCCAACCATCCTGAGGTAAGGGATGTACTGCTTTCCGGCGGGGACCCGTTCATGCTCTCGGACGAGTATCTTGACTGGATACTTACGGAACTGCGTGCAATCCCGCATGTTGAGGTCATAAGGATTGGTTCGAGGATGCCGGTAGTACTTCCGTACCGTATAACCGATGAACTTGTGAATGTACTGAAAAAGCATCATCCTGTATGGGTAAACACCCATTTCAATCATCCGCGTGAAGTAACCAAATCATCAAGGGAAGCTCTGCGAAAACTTGCTGATGCCGGGATTCCCCTTGGTAACCAGACAGTACTGCTCTCAGGAGTCAATGACTGTTACAGGATTCTGAAGAGGCTGTTCCACAAACTTGTAGAGAACAGGGTAAGACCATATTACCTTTACCAGTGTGACCTGTCGGAGGGTCTTACACACTTCAGGACCTCTGTAGGAAAGGGTATTGAGATCATGGAACACCTAGTAGGTCATACCAGTGGTTTTGCCATACCTACATATGTAATAGATGCTCCGGAAGGCGGAGGAAAGATTCCAATACTGCCGACATATATGATATCAAGGTCCACGAACAGGGTGATTCTCAGGAACTACGAGGGTGTTATTACCTCCTATAAAGAGCCTGAAGACTATAAACCAGTATACTGCAGCCGTGAATGTGATGACTGCAGTCTGCAGCTCAAACTTGATGATGCATCGGAATACAAGTCAGTGGGTATTGCAAAACTGCTTGTGGACCACGACGAAACCTTAAGTCTGGTTCCCGGCGAAACAGAAAGACTGGAGAGAAGGGACAGTGAAGGATAA
- a CDS encoding TRM11 family SAM-dependent methyltransferase, which translates to MLYAFELSGEHDVLPRREIISCLHAAGLEFAESAHFDQCLVVDIAGDHREIDRVLVSVAERLAMSHHILKVAGISDVDEDEIIATAEKIDISNHIESGQTYVVRAKRIKHSGNVKRENIEGRIGGSIYRKGFRANLKSPDVVFRLVMTDRAILGSVVASVDRGAYEHRAPHKKPFFYPGVLMPRVARALVNISSIRPGEVLLDPFSGTAGILVEAGLLSTHVIGIEVRQKIAHGAKMNMDLFDSDYSLLVGDACRIPVKDCTVDAIVTDPPYGRSAAIKAESLHHLYSDSFSEMYRVLKKGKRAVVVSEMQVTDFARAAGFEVVDIFTQKIHGSLTRTFTVLIKE; encoded by the coding sequence ATGCTATATGCTTTTGAGTTATCAGGGGAGCATGATGTCCTTCCCCGCAGAGAGATAATCTCATGTCTGCATGCCGCAGGCCTTGAGTTCGCTGAATCTGCACACTTCGATCAGTGCCTTGTAGTGGACATAGCAGGAGATCACAGGGAAATCGACAGGGTTCTTGTCAGTGTGGCGGAAAGACTTGCGATGTCGCACCACATCCTGAAGGTGGCAGGCATATCTGATGTGGATGAGGATGAAATAATAGCAACTGCTGAAAAGATTGACATATCAAATCATATTGAGTCCGGGCAGACCTATGTTGTCCGTGCTAAAAGGATAAAACACTCAGGCAATGTCAAAAGGGAAAATATAGAGGGTCGCATCGGAGGCAGCATTTACAGGAAGGGTTTCAGGGCAAACCTGAAATCTCCTGATGTGGTGTTCCGTCTGGTCATGACCGACAGGGCAATCCTTGGCTCGGTGGTGGCCTCGGTGGACAGGGGTGCTTATGAGCACAGGGCGCCCCACAAAAAACCCTTTTTCTATCCCGGTGTGCTTATGCCACGGGTCGCAAGGGCACTTGTAAATATCAGCAGCATCAGGCCGGGTGAGGTCCTTCTTGACCCTTTCAGCGGAACTGCCGGAATCCTTGTTGAGGCCGGACTGCTCTCTACACATGTTATCGGTATCGAGGTAAGGCAGAAGATAGCTCATGGTGCGAAGATGAACATGGACCTCTTTGACTCGGATTATTCCCTTCTGGTAGGTGATGCCTGCCGTATTCCGGTAAAGGACTGCACGGTGGATGCGATTGTTACCGATCCTCCCTATGGTCGCTCTGCAGCTATCAAGGCCGAATCCCTGCATCATCTCTATTCGGACTCTTTCTCTGAGATGTACAGGGTGCTTAAAAAAGGGAAACGAGCTGTTGTTGTATCTGAAATGCAGGTGACTGATTTTGCCAGAGCAGCCGGTTTTGAAGTCGTTGATATCTTTACCCAGAAGATACACGGCAGTCTTACAAGGACATTTACTGTCCTTATCAAGGAATAG
- a CDS encoding NAD(P)/FAD-dependent oxidoreductase: MEVIFLVLTEWDYDVIIVGAGPAGLFAAHELTSSELRILVIDAGRDIDERVCPMSSTKGCQHCKPCSILRGVGGSGAYSDGTLNLRPDIGGNLADFTSDQESAWELVEYVDSIFLKYGATNNISSPPADEVEFLERKAASVGASFIQIKQRHIGSDNSIALISNFKQDLEAKGIDFLLNTDVADLIVEDNVCNGVLLGNGKRLSANYILLAPGRVGCDWVNEMVNRHSILYSFSGVDIGVRVEVPSIIMDPITRINHDPKFHIHTRRYDDFVRTFCTNEHGFVVKEEYEGFVATNGHSMHRSESENTNFAFLVHVELTRPMENTIRYARSVAKLATTIGGGKPVLQRMGDLRRGRRSTEKRIERNTVVNTLKDITPGDISMALPHRMVMDIIEGLEVLNEIIPGVNSDSTLLYAPEVKFYSIKLQVDSKMQTSIGNLFAAGDGAGLSRDLVNSAATGVLAARGILSIEK, encoded by the coding sequence GTGGAAGTGATATTTCTGGTACTGACCGAGTGGGATTATGATGTCATTATAGTAGGCGCGGGACCGGCAGGTCTCTTTGCAGCACATGAGCTTACATCCTCCGAGCTGAGAATCCTTGTAATTGATGCAGGTCGGGATATAGATGAAAGGGTATGCCCGATGAGCTCTACGAAAGGATGTCAGCACTGCAAACCATGTTCGATACTGCGTGGTGTTGGGGGCTCGGGAGCATACTCGGACGGAACCCTTAATCTGCGGCCTGATATCGGTGGGAATCTTGCGGATTTCACATCTGACCAGGAAAGCGCCTGGGAGCTTGTAGAATATGTGGACAGCATCTTTCTGAAATATGGTGCCACCAATAACATTTCTTCTCCTCCGGCAGATGAGGTTGAATTCCTGGAGAGGAAAGCTGCGTCCGTGGGTGCGAGCTTCATTCAGATTAAGCAGCGTCACATCGGCTCGGATAATTCCATTGCCTTGATATCTAATTTCAAGCAGGATCTTGAAGCAAAGGGTATTGATTTCCTTCTGAATACCGATGTTGCAGACCTTATTGTAGAAGATAATGTATGCAACGGAGTTCTGCTTGGAAATGGAAAAAGGCTTAGTGCAAACTATATCCTGCTCGCTCCCGGAAGGGTTGGCTGTGACTGGGTGAATGAGATGGTGAACAGACACTCGATCCTCTATTCGTTCAGCGGTGTCGATATAGGTGTAAGAGTTGAAGTACCTTCGATAATCATGGATCCTATCACAAGAATCAATCATGACCCGAAGTTCCACATCCATACAAGGCGCTATGATGATTTTGTCAGGACCTTCTGCACCAATGAACATGGATTTGTTGTTAAGGAAGAATACGAGGGTTTTGTTGCCACAAACGGCCATTCCATGCACAGGAGTGAGTCCGAAAATACAAATTTTGCCTTTCTCGTGCACGTGGAACTGACCCGGCCAATGGAAAACACAATCAGGTATGCAAGGTCCGTGGCCAAACTTGCAACTACTATCGGTGGTGGCAAACCTGTTCTTCAGAGGATGGGAGATCTGCGCAGAGGCAGGCGTTCCACGGAAAAACGCATAGAGAGAAACACGGTTGTCAATACCTTAAAAGATATCACTCCGGGGGATATTTCCATGGCTCTGCCGCACAGGATGGTCATGGATATTATAGAAGGTCTGGAAGTCCTCAATGAGATAATTCCCGGAGTGAATTCCGACTCTACATTGCTGTACGCCCCCGAGGTCAAGTTCTACTCGATAAAACTTCAGGTTGACAGTAAAATGCAAACAAGTATTGGAAATCTCTTTGCAGCAGGGGATGGTGCGGGTCTGTCCAGGGACCTCGTTAACTCAGCAGCCACCGGAGTTCTTGCTGCAAGGGGTATACTTTCCATTGAAAAGTAA
- the truA gene encoding tRNA pseudouridine(38-40) synthase TruA: MRVALKIAYIGTGYHGSQIQPDVGTIEGEIFRALTELDIVGDPKDAGYISAGRTDTGVHAREMVIAFDTDKPNLAIPRVINSKLPKAIWAWAHAEVPDDFDPRRGAISRKYRYVMSGEKYDISSIRSASKILVGKHDFANFCSKEGDKNTIRTIEKIDVRVSGTLTKIDIQANSFLWNMVRKIVTALTMVGSGVRDEEWLQQMLEPEFYEEGLECAPPYGLTLMEVNYPEPIEWTEDAYSIRRANEVFHEYTVRHRVMAEVMDHLVPKE, from the coding sequence ATGAGAGTAGCACTTAAGATTGCATATATCGGAACAGGGTATCACGGGTCGCAGATTCAGCCTGATGTCGGCACCATTGAAGGTGAGATATTCAGGGCGCTCACCGAGCTTGATATCGTCGGTGACCCAAAAGATGCCGGGTACATAAGTGCCGGAAGGACAGATACCGGCGTACATGCAAGGGAGATGGTAATAGCCTTTGATACGGACAAGCCAAACCTTGCAATACCAAGGGTAATCAATTCAAAACTCCCGAAAGCGATATGGGCATGGGCACATGCAGAGGTACCGGATGACTTTGACCCCAGGAGAGGTGCCATATCCAGAAAGTACCGCTATGTCATGAGCGGTGAGAAATATGATATCTCCAGCATCAGGTCAGCTTCAAAGATACTTGTGGGTAAGCACGATTTCGCAAATTTCTGCAGTAAAGAGGGAGATAAGAATACAATCCGTACCATTGAAAAGATTGATGTAAGGGTCAGTGGAACCCTTACAAAGATCGACATCCAGGCAAACAGTTTCCTGTGGAACATGGTACGTAAGATAGTGACCGCGCTTACCATGGTAGGAAGCGGTGTCAGGGACGAAGAATGGTTGCAGCAGATGCTGGAGCCTGAGTTCTATGAAGAGGGACTCGAATGCGCACCACCCTACGGACTTACGCTTATGGAAGTGAACTATCCCGAACCTATCGAGTGGACCGAGGATGCCTACTCCATACGCAGGGCAAATGAGGTCTTCCACGAGTACACGGTGCGCCATCGTGTGATGGCAGAGGTTATGGACCATCTTGTACCAAAGGAATAG
- a CDS encoding YunC family protein, with product MIVEKIELDNGSAIGLSMQMQSAPLLLIKADKGFVMCGYLDMEAATALGDVAVKVKGVNTFEDVLEALVVGATEKAIDLGIKVGMTGREALELMF from the coding sequence ATGATAGTAGAAAAGATAGAACTCGATAACGGATCGGCCATTGGTCTGAGTATGCAGATGCAGAGTGCTCCGCTCCTGCTGATAAAAGCTGATAAGGGTTTTGTCATGTGTGGCTATCTTGATATGGAAGCTGCAACTGCACTCGGTGATGTGGCAGTTAAGGTCAAGGGTGTCAATACCTTTGAGGACGTACTTGAGGCACTTGTGGTGGGTGCTACCGAGAAAGCCATAGATCTTGGCATAAAGGTGGGAATGACAGGCAGGGAAGCACTTGAACTGATGTTCTGA